TGGAGTAAGAACGATAGATGAAGAAAATTAGTATTCCGATAATGGCGAAGGATACGAGGTGAGCGATTTTTGTTTTCATGGCAGATAAGTTGGCCATTTATTCTTTCAATACAATTTTAAAAATTCCGTAGGCGCCGCGGCTACCATAAAAGAGCTGTTGCAATGGCTCCTGACTGGAAGTCATAATTGCTGATTCCACCCAGCCTTAGCTTTTTTAGCTCTTTTTCGGGGACTGGTTTGCCGTCAATCATTGCGAGTGGCAATGTCAGGCATTTGTCTTTTAAGCCATGTGAGATATGGTGAATGTAGCTTAAGTTCAGCGCCAAATTATATGCTGTTTTCACTTTTTGAGGTTGGAAGTCGGCAGCAATAAACTCAGTGGATTTTATCGTTGTAATTGGAAATTGTTCCGCGATTCTTTTGACTTGTCCTGTGGCGATGACTGATAGAAACAAGAACGTTGAGAGAAATAATAACTTTTTCATAGTGTTGGATTTGGTTCGTTGTTTTACTTTTTTGCGGCTTTTTTCCTGCGCATACTGGCCCTGGCCATAACAATGGATACCGCTACAATAACCGGAATATCGGTTTTTAGCGAAATGTAAGAGGTAAGGTCCTTTCCTGAATCGAAGTCTCCGGTTATCATCTGTTTCATCGGGTCCCATAAATCGAAGAGCAGTAAGCAAAGGGACATGATGAGGGCGGTGAGCAGGAACTGTTTTCCGAATTGCAGAATTTCTTTTTTCATAAGTCTTGAATGAGATAGTTATAGTTTGTCGGTTGAAGATGTTTAACTATACGCTTAATCTGTTATGTTTCTGTGATGAACCAAGCAATTTGATGGATGCTTCAAAATTTAGCTGTTTAGGACTAAAGTAGAAAAAAATCTAAAAATACTCAAGCCAACCTATTTCAAGATGACTCATTTTGCTCTTCAAGATTTCCATTCGCATACCGGATATGTACGTTCATCAAAAAATTCAGTGTGTTCGTCAAAAAGATCGGGTTAATTATCTTTTTTCAATTTCTATTCATTATACAGTTTTGAGAAGATGGATTTTGCGAGGTATATAGAAGATCAGTTTATGCGATATCTCTTTTAAGATTCATTGAAAGTAATATGGTTGAATGGACATTAGAAATGTGACAAGGTATAGCGACTATTTTTATTTGGTTTAATACAACGTTTAAAAGTCGCCGAAAGCCGCCGGATAACTATCCGGCGGCTTGTTTTATAGATGTGGTGTGTCTTTTATCTTGCAGAATATCAATGGTGTTCTTTCAGGTAACTTCCCGCTTCAATTGTAGGGTAAAGCTCTTCGTACGTTTTTACTTTTCCCTGTATTTGCTTGTATATTAATCCCCGGTGTAGTTGTTCAAGGCTGCTACAGCCAGCAGCAGCAAATAGTTCCAGAAAATCATTGAGGGTTTCAGACTGATAGTTTTTCACCCGTTTCCATTTGTCTTCCACGACCAATCCTTTCATTAATCCAGGCTTATTGGTCGTAATGCCGGTGGGACATTCATTGGTATCACATTTTAGTGCCTGAATGCATCCCAGCGCCAGCATCATACCGCGTGCCGAGTTGCATACATCCGCACCCAGGCTGAGTGCTTTGAATATGTCGAAAGCCGTGAATATTTTGGTGGCCGTAAAAATCCTGATTTCATCTTTAAGGTTAAATCCCCGGAGTGTATCCACTACGAAAACCAGTGCCAATTCCCAGGGCATACCCACGTAATTGGAGAAATCGATGGGGGCAGCCCCGGTACCACCTTCCGCGCCGTCAACGGTTATGAAGTCGGGCTTGATGCCTGTTTCAACCATCTCTTGGCATATCTCAACAAACTCGTCTTTGCTGCCAATGCTCAGCTTGAACCCGACCGGCTTGCCTTTTGAGAGTTCTCTCAACTGCTGAACAAATTCCAGCAGACCGCGGGCATTACTGAAAGCGCTGTGTCCTGGAGGCGAAAGAACCGTGGTGTGAGGTTCCACTCCTCTGATTTGCGCAATCTCTTCATTGTTTTTCTTCGCCGGCAATACACCACCATGGCCTGGTTTGGCTCCCTGAGAGAGCTTAATCTCAATCATTTTTACTTCGTCAAGAGCCGCTTGTTTTTCGAACTTTTCAGGAGAAAAGTGTCCGTCATCGGTCCGGCAGCCAAAGTAACCCGTACCTACTTCGTACACCAGGTCTCCGCCCTGCCGGTGATAGGGCGAAATAGCACCCTCGCCGGTATCGTGGAAAAAGTTTCCGGCAGCGGCCGCTTTGTTCAGTGCTATCACCGCATTTTTGCTGAGCGCTCCAAAGCTCATCGCCGAGATATTAAACAGGCTGGCTGAATATGGATGCTGACAAGCACTTCCGCCAACGGTAACCCGGGGTGGTTTATCCAGTTTTGGAGCCGGATAGATGCTGTGCTGTAGCCATTTGAAATTGTCCTCCTCTACGTCAAGTTCGGTACCAAACGGATGTGTTTCGTTTTGTTTTTTGGCACGCTCATAAATATAAGCCCGATGGTTCCGGTCGATAGGTTTACCATCGGTATCCGACTCGATGAAATATTGATGAATTTCGGGAGAAATCATTTCGAATAGATACCTGGCATGACCAATTACCGGGAAGTTCCGGAGAATGGAGTGTTTCTTTTGTGCCAAATCGTAAATGCCGACACCCACGAAAAAGACAACAATGCCGATGAGTGTGTATATCGGGTATTTTATCAGGCTTAGCCCAAGTAGTACAACGACGGTCGCTATCACTGTCAGCGTGATGGATTTTCTCATATCTGTGTTTTAGTCAAAATAACCTTCTATTTCTTTCTTCAGATTTTCCCATTGTTTCCGGTTTCCGCCCAGCGACTGAATGATCTCTTTCACTTTCGAAAGGCCGAAACCGGTCGCTTCGGTTAAACCAATTCGGGGTGGAAGCGACAACTCGCCACTGTTGACGATTGCTTCGATGATGAAAGGCTTTTTAGAAGCTTTGGCCATTGCCACTGCTTTTTCAACGTCGCGGGCATGCTCTACTTTGATGCCGTCACCTCCGCAAAGTTGTGCATAGGCTACAAAGTCGAAGTTGTCGACGTGCAGCGCGTCGAGGTTGGGCGCCAGACCTACTTCTTCCATTTCGATTTTAACGAAGCTCAGCTCATCGTTTTTAAACACAATGACCTTGATGGGCAGATTGTGCTTTACAGCCGTAGAAAATTCGTGGAGGGTCATGTTGAATGCTCCGTCACCAACCATCGCCCATACCTCCCTTTCGGGAAACTGAAATTGAGCGCCGAGGGCAGCGGGAAGACCGACGGCCATGGAGCCGTGGTTAAACGAACCGATCATTCTTCTTTCGGAATGAAAATTCATGAAGTTTGACGACCAGATAACTGAGGTACCGGTGTCGAGTGCAAAGATGGCGTCATCGGCAGCCTGCTCACTGATGCTCCGGGCAAATATCTCCGGGTGAATGGGCTCGAGCTCCCGCTTGTCATCGGCTTTTTGCTCCATCGATTTCTTCCATTCGCGAAATTCCTTCTTCAGGTCTTCCAGAAAACTGCGGTCTTCTTTTTCCGGGCATTTTTCCAGCAGAAGTGCTACCGTTTCCCGAACATCTCCGTGCAGCCCCAACGTTACAGGTATTCGGTTCCCAATGTTTTCCGGACGTATATCAATCTGAATAACATTGGTTTCCTTTGGCAGGAAATCAGTGTAGGGAAAATCGGTGCCGAGCATGATGAGTAAATCGGGTTCCATAACGGCTTTGTATCCCGAAGGATTGCCGATTAAACCGGTTAGCCCGACCACATTTTCCATCGAGTGGTCAAAAATGTCCGAAGCTCTCAGCGTGTGAGTGATCGGGGCGTTTATTCGGTTGGAAAATGCCTCTATGGTTTCTTTAGCTCCCCGGCAACCTGCTCCTGCAAGGATACCAGTTTTGTTCGCATCGGCAATTAATTTCGATGCTTCTTCTAATTGTGTGTCGGGAGGAAGGACGACTGAATTGGAGCGAAATGCATGTTGAATGTATTCTTCGCTTTCGGCTTCCATCATGGCTACATCCGCCGGCAGTTCAATCCGGCAAACGCATTTTTCATTCACCGCCGTTCGTATCGCTTTGAGGATAATTTTGGGCGCTTGTTCAGGCGAGCGAATGATGGCCTGGTAACCGCACACATCGGCAAATACCTTTTCGAGATTTACTTCCTGGTGGAAATTGGTGCCCTGCACAGCAACCGGAACCTGACCGGTGATGGCCAATACCGGAGAGCGTTCTTTTTTGGCATTGTAGAGTCCATTAATTAAATGAAGGGCTCCCGGCCCTACCGTGCTGGCGCAAACACCCAGATTGTTGCCCAATTCACCTTGTGCAAAAGCGGCATAAGCACCATTCTCCTCGTGTTTTACCCTTATCCATTCGATGGTGTCTTGCTTTGCTATTGCAGAAATAAGCGGATTCAGTGCATCTCCGGCGACACCAAAAATGTGCTGAACTCCTTCCTGTTTTAAGATATGAAGAAGCTGCTCGGATACATTCATGATATTATCTTTTATTCGTTTTCGGAAGGCGTGCCGATTAAACGAACAAGTAATAATGTCTTTTGTTTTCGTATACTTGGTGAGATAGCTTTTTCGTCACCTGTTTAACTTTTTTTAATAATGATAAGAATGTTCTATCCGTTTTGGGTTGTCGAAATTTTATTTCCTGAAAAAACGCTCCACCGTTTCGTTAAACTCTTTCGGGTGTTGAATACAAACACCGTGGTTCGAATCGGGGAAAATACACAACTCTGCTTTGGGAATGGCCTTGAATATCCGAATCGTGTGACAAGGCTTGATGATGTCGTGATCGCCGGCCATCACCAGTGTCGGACATTTTATTGTATGAAGATTTTGATCGGAAATGTGAGGCTGGTACAGCATCATCTTATTGAGAGCAATGACTGTTGGTGTTGCCTTCTTATCATGTTCCACAAAATTTCTCATATCCAGAATATCCTTATAAGGAACAGCTGTCGAATCGGGAACCGTATTGGCGCCGGAAATGGCCAGTTTCTTTACCTTGTCGGGGTGTTCAATAGCTAGAAGCAAACCATCGATACCGCCGTCGCTCCAACCGAGCACAAAGGCCGAATCGACATGCAACTGTTCCATCAGGGCATTGAAGTCGGAAACCATTAGCCGGTAGGAGATCGTATCGGGAGAACCGCCCGATTTTCCTTGCAAACGGCTGTCGATAGCAATCACGCGGTAATGTTTTTCGAAGAAAGGAATCTGGTTACGGAAAGCGTTAATGGAACCTCCATTGCCGTGAAACATAACCAAAGGCTCACCACTTCCGTATGT
This Prolixibacter sp. NT017 DNA region includes the following protein-coding sequences:
- a CDS encoding alpha/beta fold hydrolase is translated as MMNKTTSLILVFFFFIAGVKAQPEKTDYGNNPRAGHYANVNGIQLYYETYGSGEPLVMFHGNGGSINAFRNQIPFFEKHYRVIAIDSRLQGKSGGSPDTISYRLMVSDFNALMEQLHVDSAFVLGWSDGGIDGLLLAIEHPDKVKKLAISGANTVPDSTAVPYKDILDMRNFVEHDKKATPTVIALNKMMLYQPHISDQNLHTIKCPTLVMAGDHDIIKPCHTIRIFKAIPKAELCIFPDSNHGVCIQHPKEFNETVERFFRK
- a CDS encoding FMN-binding glutamate synthase family protein → MRKSITLTVIATVVVLLGLSLIKYPIYTLIGIVVFFVGVGIYDLAQKKHSILRNFPVIGHARYLFEMISPEIHQYFIESDTDGKPIDRNHRAYIYERAKKQNETHPFGTELDVEEDNFKWLQHSIYPAPKLDKPPRVTVGGSACQHPYSASLFNISAMSFGALSKNAVIALNKAAAAGNFFHDTGEGAISPYHRQGGDLVYEVGTGYFGCRTDDGHFSPEKFEKQAALDEVKMIEIKLSQGAKPGHGGVLPAKKNNEEIAQIRGVEPHTTVLSPPGHSAFSNARGLLEFVQQLRELSKGKPVGFKLSIGSKDEFVEICQEMVETGIKPDFITVDGAEGGTGAAPIDFSNYVGMPWELALVFVVDTLRGFNLKDEIRIFTATKIFTAFDIFKALSLGADVCNSARGMMLALGCIQALKCDTNECPTGITTNKPGLMKGLVVEDKWKRVKNYQSETLNDFLELFAAAGCSSLEQLHRGLIYKQIQGKVKTYEELYPTIEAGSYLKEHH
- a CDS encoding thiamine pyrophosphate-dependent enzyme, translated to MNVSEQLLHILKQEGVQHIFGVAGDALNPLISAIAKQDTIEWIRVKHEENGAYAAFAQGELGNNLGVCASTVGPGALHLINGLYNAKKERSPVLAITGQVPVAVQGTNFHQEVNLEKVFADVCGYQAIIRSPEQAPKIILKAIRTAVNEKCVCRIELPADVAMMEAESEEYIQHAFRSNSVVLPPDTQLEEASKLIADANKTGILAGAGCRGAKETIEAFSNRINAPITHTLRASDIFDHSMENVVGLTGLIGNPSGYKAVMEPDLLIMLGTDFPYTDFLPKETNVIQIDIRPENIGNRIPVTLGLHGDVRETVALLLEKCPEKEDRSFLEDLKKEFREWKKSMEQKADDKRELEPIHPEIFARSISEQAADDAIFALDTGTSVIWSSNFMNFHSERRMIGSFNHGSMAVGLPAALGAQFQFPEREVWAMVGDGAFNMTLHEFSTAVKHNLPIKVIVFKNDELSFVKIEMEEVGLAPNLDALHVDNFDFVAYAQLCGGDGIKVEHARDVEKAVAMAKASKKPFIIEAIVNSGELSLPPRIGLTEATGFGLSKVKEIIQSLGGNRKQWENLKKEIEGYFD